The following are encoded in a window of Rhizobium sp. WYJ-E13 genomic DNA:
- a CDS encoding DUF2948 family protein: MTDLKLVALDSEDLAVISAHMQDSVFKVADIDWSSRDKQFAIAANRFVWEEAARKRKGFERHRAALVFKRVLSVRSIGIDRSRRDDVLSLLALRFEQKGEGPEGALELSLSGTASIVLDVECIEVQLADIGGAWETGSKPRHPGT; encoded by the coding sequence ACCTGAAGCTCGTTGCGCTCGATAGTGAAGACCTTGCCGTCATTTCCGCGCATATGCAGGACAGCGTCTTCAAGGTCGCCGATATCGACTGGTCGTCGCGCGATAAACAGTTCGCGATCGCCGCCAACCGCTTCGTCTGGGAAGAGGCAGCCCGCAAGCGCAAGGGTTTCGAACGCCACCGCGCGGCCCTCGTTTTTAAGCGCGTGCTTTCCGTCCGCTCGATTGGCATCGATCGTTCGCGGCGCGACGATGTGCTGTCGCTGCTCGCTTTGCGTTTCGAGCAGAAGGGCGAGGGGCCGGAAGGTGCCCTCGAACTCTCGCTCTCAGGCACGGCCTCGATCGTCCTCGATGTCGAATGCATCGAGGTGCAGCTTGCCGATATCGGCGGCGCCTGGGAGACGGGCTCCAAGCCGCGCCATCCCGGCACCTGA
- the hisD gene encoding histidinol dehydrogenase, producing the protein MAIWLNQASDGFEQRFAAFLTTKREVSEDVNAVVRAIIDGVRARGDVALAEYSKKFDSIDYATVPMRVTEAEIENAVEVVPSEVLGALKVAALRIESHHRRQLPKDELYEDDMGVGLGSRWTAIEAVGLYVPGGTASYPSSVLMNAVPAKVAGVERIVIAVPATGGSVNPAVLAAAKLAGVSEIYRVGGAQAIAALAYGTETIAPVAKITGPGNAYVAAAKRQVFGTVGIDMIAGPSEVLVIADKDNNPDWVAADLLAQAEHDESSQAILITDDEEFGKAVEAAVERQLKTLNRAETAAASWRDFGAIILVSDLKDAIPLANRIAAEHLELAVADPDAFVDKIRNAGAIFIGAHTPEVIGDYVGGSNHVLPTARSARFSSGLSVLDFVKRTSILRLGPQQLRDLGPAAIALAVSEGLDAHARSVAIRLNLER; encoded by the coding sequence TTGGCAATCTGGCTCAATCAGGCATCCGACGGTTTCGAGCAGCGGTTCGCGGCCTTTCTGACCACCAAGCGTGAGGTCTCCGAAGACGTCAACGCCGTCGTACGCGCCATCATCGATGGTGTGCGCGCCCGCGGTGATGTGGCGCTCGCCGAATATTCGAAGAAGTTCGACAGCATCGACTACGCCACCGTGCCGATGCGTGTCACCGAGGCAGAAATCGAAAACGCCGTCGAGGTCGTTCCCTCGGAAGTGCTCGGCGCCCTCAAGGTCGCCGCACTCCGCATCGAATCTCATCATCGCCGCCAGCTTCCGAAGGACGAGCTCTACGAGGACGACATGGGCGTCGGTCTCGGTTCACGCTGGACGGCGATCGAAGCTGTTGGTCTCTACGTACCGGGCGGCACGGCGAGCTATCCGAGTTCGGTCCTGATGAACGCCGTGCCGGCAAAGGTCGCAGGCGTGGAGCGCATCGTCATCGCCGTGCCGGCGACGGGCGGTTCTGTCAATCCGGCCGTGCTGGCCGCCGCCAAACTCGCCGGCGTGAGTGAAATCTACCGCGTCGGCGGCGCGCAGGCGATTGCTGCCCTGGCCTATGGCACGGAGACGATCGCCCCGGTTGCCAAGATTACTGGCCCAGGCAATGCCTATGTCGCCGCCGCCAAGCGCCAGGTCTTCGGCACTGTGGGTATCGACATGATCGCCGGCCCGTCAGAAGTGCTCGTCATTGCTGACAAGGACAACAATCCCGATTGGGTTGCCGCTGATCTGCTGGCGCAGGCCGAGCATGACGAGAGCTCCCAGGCCATCCTGATCACCGACGACGAGGAATTCGGCAAGGCGGTCGAAGCGGCCGTCGAACGGCAGCTGAAGACGCTGAACCGTGCAGAGACTGCTGCGGCCAGCTGGCGCGATTTTGGCGCAATCATCCTTGTCTCCGATCTCAAGGATGCCATTCCGCTGGCAAACCGTATCGCCGCCGAACATCTGGAACTTGCCGTTGCCGATCCCGATGCCTTCGTGGACAAGATCCGCAATGCCGGCGCGATCTTCATCGGCGCGCATACGCCGGAAGTGATCGGCGATTATGTCGGCGGCTCCAACCACGTGCTGCCGACGGCGCGCTCGGCGCGCTTTTCCTCCGGTCTTTCGGTTCTCGATTTCGTCAAGCGCACCTCGATCCTGCGGCTCGGCCCGCAGCAGCTTCGCGACCTCGGGCCGGCGGCGATTGCGCTTGCCGTTTCCGAAGGCCTCGACGCCCATGCGCGATCGGTCGCGATCCGCCTGAACCTCGAAAGGTGA
- a CDS encoding UPF0262 family protein, with protein sequence MAKGDFRLCDVVLDDTIGRSTPDVEHERAVAIFDLIEENSFKPSGHAGGPYRLNISLVDSKLVFSITTEKGEDVATHILSLTPFRRIVKDYFMICESYYEAIRSASPSRIEAIDMGRRGIHNEGSQTLMDRLSGKIDVDFDTARRLFTLVCVLYWRG encoded by the coding sequence ATGGCGAAGGGCGACTTCCGGCTCTGTGACGTTGTCCTTGACGATACGATCGGCCGTTCGACACCTGACGTCGAACACGAGCGGGCGGTGGCGATCTTCGATCTGATCGAGGAGAATTCCTTTAAGCCGTCAGGCCATGCCGGCGGTCCCTATCGGCTGAACATCTCACTGGTCGATTCCAAGCTCGTCTTTTCCATCACCACGGAAAAGGGCGAGGATGTCGCGACCCACATTCTCTCGCTGACGCCCTTCCGGCGGATCGTGAAGGATTATTTCATGATCTGTGAGAGCTACTATGAGGCGATCCGCTCTGCCTCGCCAAGCCGCATCGAGGCGATCGATATGGGGCGGCGCGGTATTCATAACGAGGGCTCGCAGACGCTTATGGACCGGCTTTCCGGCAAGATCGACGTCGATTTCGATACCGCCCGGCGCCTCTTCACGCTGGTCTGCGTGCTCTACTGGCGCGGATGA
- a CDS encoding low molecular weight phosphatase family protein — translation MTAMEPGVKTEDGKRPGAILFMCGLNVIRSPMAEVIARSILPANTYIRSAGVRAGERDPFVDVVLEEIGLSLGRRLPQTLEELEDDYFDLIITLSPQAHHAALELTRSSAVDVVYWPTMDPTVATGTREQILDSYREVRDHLAGLIESRLLKRNGIAAQSA, via the coding sequence ATGACCGCGATGGAGCCAGGCGTCAAAACAGAGGATGGAAAGCGGCCAGGCGCCATCCTCTTCATGTGCGGGCTGAACGTCATCCGCTCGCCCATGGCGGAAGTGATCGCCCGTAGCATTCTGCCTGCCAATACCTATATACGGTCTGCCGGCGTTCGTGCCGGCGAACGCGATCCTTTCGTCGATGTGGTATTGGAAGAAATAGGCCTGTCGCTTGGCCGCCGCCTGCCGCAGACGCTGGAGGAACTCGAAGACGACTATTTCGACCTCATCATCACGCTCTCACCGCAAGCCCATCACGCAGCACTCGAGTTGACCCGCTCCAGCGCCGTCGATGTCGTCTACTGGCCGACCATGGATCCGACGGTCGCAACCGGAACGCGCGAGCAGATATTGGACAGTTATCGCGAGGTTCGCGATCACCTGGCCGGCCTCATCGAAAGCCGGCTACTCAAGAGAAATGGCATCGCCGCGCAATCGGCGTGA
- the infA gene encoding translation initiation factor IF-1, protein MPKEEVLEFPGIVTELLPNATFRVKLENEHEIIAHTAGRMRKNRIRVLAGDKVLVEMTPYDLTKGRITYRFK, encoded by the coding sequence ATGCCGAAAGAAGAAGTCCTCGAATTCCCGGGTATCGTGACCGAACTTCTGCCGAATGCGACGTTCCGCGTGAAGCTCGAAAACGAGCATGAGATCATAGCTCACACCGCTGGCCGCATGCGCAAGAACCGCATCCGCGTTCTCGCCGGCGACAAGGTTCTGGTCGAAATGACGCCCTACGACCTGACGAAGGGCCGCATCACCTACCGCTTCAAGTAA
- a CDS encoding Maf-like protein, which translates to MALKYKLILASGSPRRVDLLNQAGIEPSRLMPMDIDEAPKKSEHPRSLARRLSGEKAEAALAAIKGDITWKGSYILSADTVVAVGRRILGKAEFADEASNSLHLLSGRNHVVYTGICLVTPDRKVRQKIVETKVRFKRLSSFEIENYIASGQWRGKAGAYGIQGLAGTFVQKMVGSYTNVVGLPLYETILLLTGEGFDVHSRWPEG; encoded by the coding sequence ATGGCGCTGAAATACAAGCTCATTCTGGCTTCGGGCTCGCCCCGCCGCGTCGATCTGCTCAATCAGGCCGGCATCGAGCCTTCGCGCCTGATGCCGATGGATATCGACGAGGCGCCGAAGAAGTCGGAGCACCCGCGCTCGCTCGCCCGCCGCCTCTCGGGCGAAAAGGCAGAAGCCGCGCTGGCCGCCATTAAGGGCGACATCACCTGGAAGGGCAGTTATATCCTGTCCGCCGATACGGTTGTCGCCGTTGGCCGCCGCATTCTCGGCAAGGCGGAATTCGCCGATGAGGCATCGAATTCCCTGCACCTGCTCTCCGGCCGCAACCACGTGGTCTATACGGGCATCTGCCTGGTCACGCCTGATCGCAAGGTGCGCCAGAAAATCGTCGAGACGAAGGTGCGCTTCAAGCGCCTGTCGAGTTTCGAGATTGAAAACTACATTGCCTCGGGTCAATGGCGCGGCAAGGCCGGCGCTTACGGGATCCAGGGCCTGGCAGGCACCTTCGTGCAGAAAATGGTGGGGTCCTACACCAATGTCGTAGGGCTGCCGCTTTATGAAACCATCCTGCTTCTGACCGGCGAGGGCTTCGATGTCCACAGCCGTTGGCCCGAGGGCTGA
- the yacG gene encoding DNA gyrase inhibitor YacG: MSDEMKTGGKLAPLRKTRPCPECGKPSNREHYPFCSNRCREVDLSRWLTGSYAIPVVDDETKADYPDEEN, translated from the coding sequence ATGTCTGATGAAATGAAGACCGGCGGCAAGCTCGCGCCGTTGCGCAAGACGCGCCCTTGCCCGGAATGCGGCAAGCCGTCGAACCGCGAGCACTATCCCTTCTGTTCCAACCGCTGCCGCGAAGTGGACCTGTCGCGCTGGCTGACGGGCTCCTACGCCATTCCTGTCGTCGACGATGAGACGAAGGCAGATTACCCCGACGAGGAAAACTAG
- a CDS encoding Ku protein has protein sequence MARQTFWKGYLKLSLVTASVSLTPATTESSKVRFHVLNRATKNRVESRYVDSVTHKPVSERDQVKGYPRGEDDYVLLEDEEIEEVGLESTRTIDIDSFVPSGSIDWIWYDKPHFLAPEDKVGMEAFCVIREAMRANNVVGIARLVLYRRERAVLLEPQGKGIVLWTLRYGDEVREPAAELDMKAKVDSELLALMKKLVKEETKEWSPSMVQDPVQKRLKALIRGKEKSLKKAAPARKPAPVKSTGNVINIMDALKKSLAAEGGRGKPR, from the coding sequence ATGGCCCGTCAAACATTCTGGAAAGGCTACCTCAAGCTCTCGCTTGTCACCGCGTCCGTTTCATTGACGCCGGCGACGACGGAGTCGAGCAAGGTGCGGTTTCATGTGCTGAACCGTGCGACGAAAAACCGTGTCGAAAGCCGGTATGTCGATAGCGTCACGCATAAACCTGTTTCCGAGAGGGATCAGGTGAAGGGTTACCCGCGTGGCGAGGATGACTATGTCCTGCTCGAGGATGAGGAGATCGAGGAAGTGGGGTTGGAGAGCACCCGCACGATCGATATCGACAGTTTCGTGCCGAGCGGATCGATCGACTGGATCTGGTACGACAAGCCGCATTTCCTGGCGCCGGAAGACAAGGTTGGAATGGAAGCTTTCTGCGTGATCCGCGAGGCCATGAGAGCCAACAATGTCGTCGGCATTGCCAGACTGGTGCTCTACCGGCGCGAGCGCGCCGTACTCCTGGAGCCGCAGGGCAAGGGCATTGTTCTGTGGACGCTGCGCTATGGTGACGAGGTGCGCGAACCGGCAGCCGAACTGGACATGAAGGCAAAGGTCGATAGCGAGTTGCTGGCCTTGATGAAGAAGCTGGTCAAGGAAGAGACGAAGGAGTGGAGCCCTTCGATGGTGCAGGATCCGGTTCAGAAACGTTTGAAAGCGCTGATCCGCGGCAAGGAGAAGAGCCTGAAGAAAGCCGCTCCGGCCCGTAAGCCCGCGCCGGTCAAATCGACGGGTAATGTCATAAACATCATGGATGCGCTGAAGAAGAGCCTGGCCGCTGAAGGCGGGCGCGGCAAGCCGCGTTGA
- the ligD gene encoding DNA ligase D, with the protein MALETYQTKRDFKITPEPRGKRSRAKGNSFVIQKHDATRLHYDFRLEMDGVLKSWAVTKGPSLNPEDKRLAVHVEDHPLAYGDFEGIIPKGQYGGGTVIVWDRGTWTPTGDPHKAYRKGHMEFELDGEKLKGRWHLVRMHGKPGEKRENWLLIKGDDAEARHEGGADILEERSESAKTGRQIEEVAENPDATWHSRPDGGKAIATKTKAAARKAKPPAPDRDWPKGAKKAPMPHFTEPELAKLKPKPPAGERWIHEIKFDGYRLQVKIEDGRVTMLTRGGLDWTEKFGKDVVDAFASLQAEMAIIDGELVVERDTGASDFSALQHDLSQGRYDRFVFYAFDLLYLDGYSLLNVSLLERKHLLEKLLPKDSAKLRYSAHFNENGGLVLNHACRLSLEGVVSKQRDSKYVSGRKGEWIKSKCSQRQEFVIGGYVPSTAMKNAIGSLAMGYYEDGSLKHVGRVGTGYTVATAQMLYERLSAMEMKENSFDDKLTAEERRGLHYVKPQLVAEVEFRTWSADGNLRHAAFRGLREDKPAKDVVREMEKTTAKNLPKSAVTLTHPDRIYWPDEGVTKEGLANYYAQVWRFMAPYVVNRPLALLRLPDGISGHQRFFQKHAWKGMNEHIAQITDPKDKSGEKLLRVTDFDGVVALVQSAVLEIHPWGTTTDNWEKPDMITMDLDPGEDVPWENVIAAAYELKERIEGEGLAAFVKTSGGKGLHVVTPLEPKAGWVDVKGFAKWLADSMSKDDPNRYLATATKAKRSGKIFIDYLRNGRGNTAVAAYSTRARPGAAVSMPLEWSELTTEIGPAYFTVDNTPARLDALSKDPWDGFFAAAKPLQKRKSKW; encoded by the coding sequence ATGGCGCTCGAGACCTATCAGACCAAACGCGATTTCAAGATCACGCCGGAGCCGCGCGGAAAGAGGAGCCGCGCGAAGGGCAACAGCTTCGTGATCCAGAAGCACGACGCCACACGCCTGCATTATGATTTTCGGCTGGAGATGGACGGCGTTCTGAAAAGCTGGGCCGTCACAAAGGGACCGAGCCTCAATCCCGAGGATAAGCGCCTGGCCGTCCATGTCGAGGACCATCCTCTCGCTTATGGCGATTTCGAAGGCATCATTCCAAAGGGCCAGTATGGCGGCGGCACGGTCATCGTCTGGGATCGCGGCACCTGGACGCCAACAGGCGATCCGCACAAGGCCTACCGCAAAGGGCATATGGAATTCGAACTCGACGGCGAGAAACTGAAGGGACGTTGGCATCTGGTGCGCATGCATGGAAAGCCCGGCGAGAAGCGCGAGAACTGGTTGCTCATCAAGGGCGACGACGCAGAGGCCCGCCATGAGGGCGGTGCCGATATTCTCGAAGAGCGCTCCGAATCAGCCAAAACCGGTCGGCAAATCGAAGAGGTGGCGGAGAATCCTGATGCTACCTGGCACTCCAGACCGGATGGCGGCAAGGCTATCGCCACAAAGACCAAGGCGGCGGCGCGGAAGGCAAAACCCCCGGCACCGGATCGGGATTGGCCGAAAGGTGCAAAAAAGGCGCCCATGCCTCACTTCACCGAGCCGGAGCTTGCTAAGCTCAAGCCGAAACCGCCGGCCGGCGAGCGGTGGATCCACGAGATTAAGTTCGATGGCTACCGGCTGCAGGTGAAGATCGAGGACGGGCGCGTGACAATGCTGACACGCGGCGGTCTCGACTGGACAGAGAAATTCGGCAAGGACGTCGTTGATGCCTTTGCATCTTTGCAGGCCGAAATGGCCATCATCGATGGCGAGCTCGTGGTGGAGCGCGATACCGGCGCATCGGATTTCTCCGCCCTGCAGCACGATCTCAGCCAAGGTCGCTACGACCGCTTCGTCTTCTATGCTTTCGACCTGCTCTATCTCGATGGATACAGTCTGCTAAATGTAAGCCTTCTCGAACGCAAACACCTGCTGGAAAAGCTGCTTCCCAAAGACAGCGCCAAGCTGCGCTACAGCGCGCATTTCAATGAAAATGGCGGCCTGGTGCTGAACCATGCCTGCAGGCTCAGTCTCGAAGGCGTCGTCTCCAAGCAGCGTGACAGCAAATATGTCTCCGGCCGTAAGGGTGAATGGATCAAATCCAAATGTTCGCAGCGGCAGGAATTCGTGATCGGCGGCTACGTGCCCTCGACCGCGATGAAGAATGCCATCGGCTCGCTCGCCATGGGCTACTACGAGGATGGCTCGCTGAAGCATGTCGGCCGCGTCGGCACTGGGTACACGGTGGCGACGGCGCAGATGCTTTACGAGCGGCTGTCGGCGATGGAGATGAAGGAGAATTCCTTCGACGACAAGCTGACCGCCGAGGAGCGGCGCGGCCTGCATTACGTCAAGCCGCAGCTCGTTGCCGAAGTGGAGTTCCGCACATGGTCGGCCGATGGTAATCTGCGCCATGCGGCCTTCCGGGGATTGCGGGAGGACAAGCCGGCAAAGGATGTTGTGCGCGAGATGGAAAAGACGACCGCGAAAAACCTGCCGAAATCGGCTGTGACACTAACGCATCCCGACCGCATCTACTGGCCGGACGAAGGCGTCACCAAGGAAGGTCTCGCCAATTATTATGCGCAGGTCTGGCGCTTCATGGCCCCCTATGTGGTCAATCGGCCGCTTGCCCTGCTGCGCCTGCCCGACGGTATTTCCGGCCATCAGCGCTTTTTCCAGAAGCACGCCTGGAAAGGTATGAACGAGCATATCGCGCAAATCACCGACCCCAAGGACAAGAGCGGCGAGAAGCTGCTGCGTGTTACCGATTTCGATGGCGTCGTAGCGCTGGTGCAATCGGCGGTGCTGGAAATCCATCCCTGGGGCACGACCACCGACAATTGGGAAAAGCCCGACATGATCACCATGGACCTCGACCCCGGCGAGGATGTGCCATGGGAAAATGTGATAGCGGCAGCTTACGAACTGAAGGAGCGTATCGAGGGCGAGGGCCTTGCGGCGTTCGTCAAGACCTCCGGCGGCAAAGGCCTGCATGTGGTGACTCCGCTTGAGCCGAAAGCCGGTTGGGTGGATGTGAAAGGCTTTGCGAAGTGGCTGGCCGACAGCATGTCGAAAGATGATCCCAATCGCTATCTTGCAACCGCGACCAAGGCGAAGCGCAGCGGCAAGATCTTCATCGACTACCTGCGGAACGGCCGCGGCAACACTGCTGTTGCCGCCTATTCCACGCGCGCCCGGCCAGGTGCCGCCGTCTCCATGCCGCTGGAATGGAGTGAACTCACAACCGAGATCGGCCCTGCTTATTTCACCGTCGACAACACGCCTGCGCGCCTCGATGCTCTTAGCAAGGATCCATGGGATGGGTTCTTTGCAGCGGCCAAGCCGTTGCAGAAGCGCAAGTCGAAGTGGTGA
- a CDS encoding Ku protein, translated as MGARASWKGHLKVGDLACAVGLYTAVSSSDRVSFNIINRRTGHRVERQFVDSETGKPVERDDQVKGYRMESGDYILIEGNEISEIMPVSDKVLDVQGFIPCDGIDKLYFDRPYYLAPVDEHDAEALALIARGMLDGKVAALAEAVLFRRNRTLLIRAHDEHIIATMLNFDYEVRSASSVFKDIPDIKFDKEMLDLAGHIIATKEGRFDPSEYHDRYEAALVELVKAKIEGRAPPKRKREPERKVVDLMEALRQSAKMGGKAPAKKPAARKTSDRSRRKAS; from the coding sequence ATGGGAGCACGCGCGAGCTGGAAGGGCCATCTGAAGGTCGGCGACCTTGCTTGCGCCGTCGGCCTTTATACGGCCGTTTCCTCTTCCGACCGTGTCTCCTTCAACATCATCAACCGCAGGACCGGCCATCGCGTCGAGCGACAGTTCGTCGACAGCGAAACCGGCAAGCCGGTGGAACGCGACGACCAGGTCAAGGGCTACAGGATGGAAAGTGGCGACTACATCCTCATCGAAGGTAATGAGATCTCGGAGATCATGCCCGTAAGCGACAAGGTGCTTGATGTACAAGGCTTCATTCCCTGCGATGGGATCGACAAGCTCTATTTCGACCGTCCCTACTATCTGGCACCAGTCGACGAACATGATGCGGAAGCCCTCGCGTTGATTGCCAGGGGCATGCTTGACGGCAAAGTGGCAGCCCTTGCCGAAGCCGTGCTCTTCCGCCGCAACCGCACGCTGCTCATCCGCGCGCATGACGAGCACATCATCGCGACCATGCTGAACTTCGACTATGAGGTGCGCTCAGCAAGCTCTGTCTTCAAGGACATTCCCGATATCAAGTTCGACAAGGAGATGCTGGATCTCGCCGGCCATATCATTGCGACCAAAGAGGGCCGTTTCGATCCAAGTGAATATCACGACCGCTACGAAGCCGCGCTCGTCGAACTGGTGAAAGCCAAGATCGAAGGTCGCGCACCGCCGAAACGCAAGCGCGAGCCCGAGCGCAAGGTGGTCGATCTCATGGAGGCCCTGCGCCAAAGTGCGAAAATGGGCGGCAAAGCACCCGCGAAAAAACCTGCCGCACGCAAGACCTCCGATAGAAGCAGGAGGAAGGCGAGCTGA
- a CDS encoding DUF2188 domain-containing protein, whose product MADITYQIVPHDNGWAYKLGDTLSEPYATAEQAMDRARNAAARQKIGGSDALLAYPAPDGIGWKFQPIETDKSNSRL is encoded by the coding sequence ATGGCCGACATCACCTATCAGATCGTTCCGCACGACAATGGCTGGGCCTACAAGCTCGGCGATACATTGTCCGAACCCTACGCCACGGCAGAACAGGCAATGGATCGCGCAAGAAACGCAGCTGCGCGTCAGAAAATCGGCGGCAGCGATGCGCTGCTCGCCTATCCGGCGCCGGATGGAATCGGCTGGAAATTCCAGCCGATCGAAACCGACAAAAGCAACAGCAGGCTCTGA
- a CDS encoding OsmC family protein, with protein MADLKARPRPTGANAVLGRTGFPHVTSVTGGEIDIVTSPSQPGFNPLDLLYSSLSACLVLSARMAASQLGILDKITEITADVTGGKAAEGLSRVVKFNIAFSIKGDIDEETRRKIAHMAEDEICTVSNTIRGTPEFATTISG; from the coding sequence ATGGCCGATCTCAAGGCTCGTCCCCGTCCCACAGGTGCAAATGCCGTTCTCGGACGTACTGGTTTCCCGCACGTCACGTCGGTCACTGGCGGCGAGATCGATATCGTCACCAGCCCATCACAGCCAGGCTTTAACCCGCTCGACCTGCTCTATTCCTCGCTTTCGGCATGTCTTGTGCTGAGCGCCCGCATGGCGGCAAGCCAGCTCGGCATTCTCGACAAGATCACCGAGATCACCGCCGATGTAACCGGCGGGAAGGCAGCGGAAGGGCTGTCGCGTGTCGTGAAATTCAACATCGCTTTCTCCATCAAGGGCGATATCGACGAGGAAACGCGCCGCAAGATCGCGCATATGGCCGAAGACGAGATCTGCACGGTCAGCAACACCATCAGAGGCACGCCGGAATTCGCAACCACGATCTCCGGTTGA
- a CDS encoding FAD/NAD(P)-binding protein: protein MQSQTQAPTERKSQRPLVAIIGGGVSGAGVAYHLLKLAGEDAPDIVVFEPRPMLGRGLAYDTVDPAHRINVPAAKMSLQPDDVEEFQRWIEANNAVRDDPEAARENGQLFPRRRVFGDYVGSLLQPFLKSGAISHRRATVTGIRRRGNGWAILDDKGGLTEADIVAIATSHPPPVAPGRLAAILGEHPRFIADTTKSGALEVVRPHDRVLVIGNGLTAADVIASLSRNGHDGSVTAISRRGLRSRGHAAVPQEAFGDFISEPALSAVTLLRLIRQTIRQATERGQSWHAVIDQVRGQGHDLWRSLPVVERRRIVRHLRPYWDVHRFRIAPQVEEVLDAAIEAGRLEILAASVADAKAEGEAIHITLQPRHAREKLERTFDAVVVTTGPAHGGILQTQPWLGELAREGYLALDPTGLGLACSEHSEALGPEGRVISSLLISGPLARGTFGELMGLPQITEHTVFVAREIAEKLKAASAG, encoded by the coding sequence ATGCAGTCCCAGACACAAGCTCCGACCGAACGGAAATCCCAGCGGCCGCTTGTCGCCATCATCGGCGGCGGCGTTTCCGGGGCGGGTGTCGCCTATCATCTGCTGAAGCTTGCCGGCGAGGATGCACCCGATATCGTGGTCTTCGAGCCGCGTCCCATGCTGGGCCGCGGCCTGGCATACGACACCGTCGATCCGGCGCACCGCATCAATGTGCCGGCCGCCAAGATGAGCCTGCAGCCCGATGATGTGGAAGAATTTCAGCGCTGGATCGAGGCGAACAATGCTGTGCGCGACGATCCCGAAGCCGCACGCGAGAACGGTCAGCTTTTCCCGCGCCGGCGCGTATTCGGCGATTACGTCGGATCGCTTCTCCAGCCCTTCCTGAAATCGGGTGCCATTAGCCATCGCCGGGCGACCGTGACCGGCATCCGCCGCCGGGGTAATGGCTGGGCGATCCTCGATGACAAGGGCGGGCTGACGGAGGCCGATATCGTCGCCATCGCCACCAGCCATCCGCCACCGGTGGCGCCGGGCAGGCTGGCGGCCATTCTTGGAGAGCACCCACGCTTCATTGCCGACACCACGAAATCGGGTGCGCTCGAAGTCGTGCGGCCGCATGACAGGGTTCTCGTCATCGGCAACGGGTTGACGGCGGCAGACGTGATCGCCTCCCTTTCACGAAACGGCCACGACGGCTCGGTTACCGCAATTTCCCGCCGCGGCCTTCGTTCGCGCGGTCATGCTGCCGTCCCGCAGGAGGCGTTCGGTGATTTCATCTCCGAGCCGGCATTGTCAGCCGTCACGCTGCTGCGCCTTATCCGGCAGACGATCCGCCAGGCGACCGAACGTGGCCAGAGTTGGCATGCCGTGATTGATCAGGTGCGCGGCCAGGGCCACGATCTCTGGCGTAGTTTGCCGGTTGTCGAGCGGCGCCGGATCGTTCGGCATCTGCGGCCTTATTGGGACGTTCACCGCTTCCGCATCGCGCCGCAGGTGGAGGAAGTGCTCGATGCCGCAATCGAAGCCGGTAGGCTGGAAATCCTTGCGGCATCCGTGGCCGATGCGAAGGCCGAGGGTGAGGCGATCCACATCACACTCCAGCCACGCCATGCACGCGAAAAATTGGAGAGGACGTTCGATGCCGTCGTCGTCACGACCGGTCCTGCGCATGGCGGCATTTTGCAGACGCAGCCCTGGCTCGGCGAACTCGCCAGGGAGGGCTATCTCGCCCTCGACCCGACCGGGCTCGGGCTTGCCTGCAGCGAGCACTCCGAGGCTCTGGGACCGGAAGGCAGGGTGATCTCGTCGCTGCTCATTTCGGGCCCGCTTGCACGCGGCACGTTCGGGGAGCTGATGGGGTTGCCGCAGATAACGGAACATACAGTCTTCGTCGCACGTGAGATCGCTGAGAAGCTGAAAGCCGCATCCGCGGGATAA